In Besnoitia besnoiti strain Bb-Ger1 chromosome IX, whole genome shotgun sequence, a single genomic region encodes these proteins:
- a CDS encoding hypothetical protein (encoded by transcript BESB_013080): MHSRASHGKRRGCIDTEDGSVLCSFDTVGDASLSSPVTDVNSSVSSGSLATHFDPRKRYQDPSEPPPTSPNAFHPLRPSRVGNRKLSPPPHYTRPARFASSSSSTPTQSSSSEALPLSGLSHSRPSAPSSSFSTPRHAPPAGASPSSAAFPASSNASSRTGELRKYRFAESRYYVSEQELEGLKPDWLRRRKEEAERFRFEAPPPKEGERPARGKNGSTQRGKREGYTHELRNCCFLCFEEDHSGTACNNKHVFCRLCAGYGHPEDSCPLLLVERSLRGELCFFLDDAQTEDAAAAPASGSSSDADLPGPRSTHSSHSATSRASSAPAGDSRDSRGIRCMSCGVRGHAVCTDPPLTVLQIFCCRCGLYGHSRSDCPGVFDSSSRRSDFRAPPRFGHAPGSRHPSAASPHANRGRFAAGAGASPHRAPFPPKGRGEPAARERDRDLMKHARKSIQKHEGKLKLHGGSGAWHEKKKKKKHRGEGAKFHNNADFPRSRKPAEPDFERSWKKRGRDDIETSGKWNRKRRGGGI; this comes from the coding sequence ATGCATTCTCGCGCCAGCCACGGCAAGCGCCGGGGGTGTATCGACACTGAGGACGGCAGCGTTTTATGTTCTTTTGACACCGTAGGAGATGCGTCACTGTCCTCCCCTGTTACAGACGTAAATTCCTCCGTTTCATCTGGGTCTCTCGCCACACACTTCGACCCTCGGAAACGGTATCAAGACCCTTCAGAGCCGCCTCCCACATCTCCAAATGCCTTCCATCCTCTTCGCCCATCGCGAGTCGGCAATCGGAAGCTCTCCCCGCCACCCCACTACACTCGGCCTGCTCGtttcgcgtcctcgtcttcatcgACGCCTACTcagtcctcgtcgtctgagGCTTTACCCCTGTCTGGATTGTCTCATTCCCGTCCGtcagcgccttcgtcttcatTCTCGACTCCTCGTCACGCCCCACCCGCTGGGGCATCtccctcgtcggcggcttTTCCCGCTTCTTCGAATGCGTCAAGCAGAACTGGCGAACTGCGGAAATACCGCTTTGCAGAGAGCCGGTATTACGTCTCGGAGCAAGAGCTTGAGGGCTTGAAGCCTgactggctgcggcgcagaaaggaggaggcggagcgcttccgcttcgaggcgcctccgccgaaggAGGGGGAGCGGCCGGCTCGCGGGAAGAATGGATCCACCCAGCGCGGAAAACGGGAAGGGTACACCCACGAATTGAGAAACTGCTGCTTCCTTTGTTTTGAAGAAGATCACTCTGGAACGGCGTGCAATAACAAGCACGTTTTCTGTCGACTCTGCGCGGGGTACGGTCACCCGGAAGACTCGTGTCCGCTTCTCCTTGTGGAGCGCAGTCTCCGAGGCGAGCTCTGTTTTTTCCTCGACGACGCCCAGACtgaagacgccgctgcggcgcctgccagCGGCAGCTCGTCAGACGCTGATTTGCCCGGCCCTCGATCGACGCACTCCAGCCACAGCGCGActtcgcgcgcttcgtctgcgccagCGGGCGACTCCCGAGACAGTCGGGGAATTCGGTGTATGTCCTGCGGAGTGCGGGGCCACGCGGTGTGCACAGATCCTCCCCTCACGGTTCTTCAGAtcttctgctgccgctgtggGCTCTACGGCCACTCCCGCAGCGACTGCCCCGGGGTGTTCGATAgttcctcgcgccgcagtgacttccgcgctccgccgcgctttGGCCACGCACCTGGAAGCCGGCATCCgtctgcagcttcgccgcaCGCGAACAGGGGCcgcttcgcggcgggcgccggcgcgtctccgcacaGGGCGCCGTTCCCGCCCaagggccgcggcgagcctgcggcgcgtgagCGAGACAGAGATCTCATGAAGCACGCGAGGAAAAGCATCCAGAAACACGAGGGAAAACTCAAGCTGcatggcggcagcggcgcctggcacgagaagaaaaagaaaaagaagcaccgaggagaaggcgcgaagtTTCACAACAACGCAGACTTTCCTCGCAGTCGCAAGCCGGCGGAGCCCGACTTCGAGAGAAGTTGGAAGAAACGAGGGCGAGACGACATCGAGACAAGTGGGAAATGGAACAGAaaacgccgaggaggcggaatCTGA